AAACGAGCTTCaacttttgcttgttttgctaatttttttctccatttacCCGCCCGTATGGATGTGTACGTGTGGGCACTGGTGTGCAAGTTCGTGTGTGCGTATATTTGCGAGTGTATTGGCGATATATGTTCCACACAGATCCCAGAATAACCTTTCCAACACACATTTAACTATTGTTTGCACTCGATCAGAACTGTACCAAAATATTAATTCAAAGCTCATGTAACTCATTTCCAACCCCACTAGTCCATGAATGCCacttgcattttcctttatgaTACTAACACACATCGTGCCAGTTTCTTCCCCGTCGGACATTCCCTATAATGGTTGTAGacatttcacattttgcaATATTATGCATAGCCTAATTTATGgttattccaatctatgctaCATCGTTACCAATGTATTCACACCTTAAATCACTTGAACACAGTATTCCTCACATTTGTTAGTTGCGTTGAAGATATGAAAAGGGTCACAAAGCACTATTAGCAATTTCTCTcttctatatatatataaatatatatgtatatatattttttatatttttctttcttgaatACCTGTCAAGCTGACAGCTCAATGTTTATCGACAGCTATACTGGCTACTCAGTTTCTTGTTCGTAGGGCCAATTCCACGAGGTCTGTTTATTTTGTCTTTTATAACATTCCGGCAAACTTTAGACCGCTTTATGTAAGTAAAcacttaattttaatgttagTACAATATAAACCCCTAGTCGCGTATTTAGCCCGTGCCTGTCGTCGGTCATGGTGGTGTAATTcgattttgaaaataatttaacaagCTACTCACAAAATACCGACTAACAATCTGGACGAAGTAATTTTAGATAGTTGGCAGTAGTTCTTATTGTAGGATTTCTTTCATTTAGTGATGTTCAAGTTCATTAAAATAACTAGCTCTGCTTCCAAGGCCCAAGTTGTCTGTGATGTTCTACAAGAACGGCCTATCGGTCTGTAATTGTGCACTCTACAGTCTGCATTGTGTCACTCAGAGGGTTATTTTCTTTGAACGAAGAAATAACGATTCCATCTTCATACGTTTATCCCTAGCTCTAGTAATACTCTAGCTACCTTCTAAACACTGCgattaaaatgtataaaaaccAAATCGTCTAGATAATTGTTTGGTTTCGTACTTGCTAAATGCCTACTTTTATCGGACGAATGAAAACATCTCCCCGCAAACCAATACAAAAGACTAGAATATAGAATAAAATGGTCTTTGTGTaatgaataatatttaaaagcaCATGATCTTTTATTCCTATGTCCGTATTTGTCACtcgatttcaattaaaaataacatttctgAGAAAtagagatttttttgttttccatgctAAAAGAAagtattgttttcattataCGAATCGGATTTGAAGCGGCTTCTAATAGGAACCGATATGTCAAAGCCTCATACGTCACGATGCTTGTATTCAACCGCCTGATTTCTTGCAAATATAACTTCAAGAGAAACGTTCTGCTTTTTGGTCCTCAgagaaataataacaaaaatcgtAATTTGACGTGAAAAGTGAATGATTTGTGCCGTGGAACATCAAAAGCAGAATCTTGCCAAGCACCTGGTACGtgatataataaaaaagagGTATCTATTGTACTTTAAATTGTTGTAGGCGCCTGCTATTGTTGCTCCAAACGAATAAGCCCGATCAAAGTTGCAGCTACACCATTCAAAGTTGaacgaacaataaaaatgcaacaatttcTTGCGTCATCATCTAGTAAACATGTCGAATGGACGCTTATTAATATTTTCGTCACAATTACAGCGCTTTTATTCGTGTATGGGATGATCAGCGAGTAAACATTAATTGGAACATCGTGGCGACAATAACATCGAAGCACATTCAACATTCAgagaaaaccccaaaacaataGGCAGAATTGAATTAGGAAAAGTTTTAACCATGAGTACCAAATTTGGCTCTATGGTAGGTTCCGAAAGTAATGACGATAGCAGCGATGACAATTCATCTCAAGACCGGGGTCGCACAAAGTGCTcggaaaagcgaaagaagcataaaaagcataagaagcagaaaaaatctaaaaaacataaaagagaACGATCGAATTCGTCCGATGGTGAGCGGCGCCACAGCAAAAGCGACACCCGCGTTGCCCTGAAAAGCAATGATTTGCTTGATCCATCGTTAATAAAGAGGGCTGCGAGAGATTCATATTCACCAGCAGAGAACAAATCCACTAAAGGTGGTAAACCAAATGCAAATGTAGTTGATGTGCTTAAACAGATATCATCGCGGTGGGATAGTTCCGGTGAAGGTGAACATTCCCGTCAAATGTTAGATAGCATGAATACCAGAATGTATGTGCATTAATTGGGAGAATCGTGAGTTTTATAAGGtttcaaacaatttatattcatttGAATACATTTACAGGCATCGTTCCGATTCCAGAGCGCCAAAAATTGATGGTTATGCTGATAAGGAACGTTTGCACCGGCACGGCTTATCTCAtgaacaaaaatcaacaaaacccaTGATTGTTGTAGATGAGAGTGCTCATCACGTTGATACTAGAGAAAGAGACCATGCTTCTACAGCTCATCGAGGTAAGCACTCTAGAAAATATTTCCGCAAAATTAATGAACATAAAATGATTCACATACTAGTTGAGATACGCAATGTGATCGGTATGTTAAAATTCTTGACGAACCCATAACTTCATTTGATATAACATTTTCAATTCCTATATCAACCGTACAAACATGTTGATGATTTTCAGGTAATAGGAATGAAAACCATTATTCTCGTACATACAATAAACACGGGTCTAATCAACCGTATGAACGAGATAGTTATAATCGTAGTAGCCATCAAGCAAGTAATTCCCGCGATAATGGGAAAAAGTCCAGCAGTTCCGACCCGGCACATCACATTTATCAGACCAACAGGGATCTGCCGGGTGAACGATGTAACCAATCTACATCAGATAAATACAGCAGTGCCGGTAGTCGAAAACGCGGACATAACGATAGTCCTTACAAACAATCATCGGGAAGGGAACGCTCGTCGTCACAAAGACGAGACAACGTGGAACATCAGCATATCAGTAAGGCGCATATAAAATCAGAGAAAACCAGCCGTCATGATGAAGACAAACAACACGCATGGGGCAAACGAGGAGATAATAGATCAAATCCCTCTAAAACCATCGATAACGGCAAACGGGACAGTGAATCTGCTGTCGAGAACGATAAAACGGCAAGTcctaccgaaaaagaaaaaccaaatttCGGTTTATCGGGGAAATTAaccgaagaaacaaacaaggtAAACGGGGTTGTCATTGCCTATTCGGAACCGCCCGGTGCCCGAAAACCAAAGCGTCGCTGGCGATTATATCCTTTCAAAGGCGAACAAGCATTGCCTACGCTCTACATACATCGTCAAACGTGTTACTTGGTCGGACGGGATAGAAGGATTTGTGATCTACCGGTCGATCATCCATCCTGTTCGAAGCAACATGCGGTTTTACAGTACCGTCTG
This sequence is a window from Anopheles marshallii chromosome X, idAnoMarsDA_429_01, whole genome shotgun sequence. Protein-coding genes within it:
- the LOC128712153 gene encoding uncharacterized protein LOC128712153, which gives rise to MSTKFGSMVGSESNDDSSDDNSSQDRGRTKCSEKRKKHKKHKKQKKSKKHKRERSNSSDGERRHSKSDTRVALKSNDLLDPSLIKRAARDSYSPAENKSTKGGKPNANVVDVLKQISSRWDSSGEGEHSRQMLDSMNTRMHRSDSRAPKIDGYADKERLHRHGLSHEQKSTKPMIVVDESAHHVDTRERDHASTAHRGNRNENHYSRTYNKHGSNQPYERDSYNRSSHQASNSRDNGKKSSSSDPAHHIYQTNRDLPGERCNQSTSDKYSSAGSRKRGHNDSPYKQSSGRERSSSQRRDNVEHQHISKAHIKSEKTSRHDEDKQHAWGKRGDNRSNPSKTIDNGKRDSESAVENDKTASPTEKEKPNFGLSGKLTEETNKVNGVVIAYSEPPGARKPKRRWRLYPFKGEQALPTLYIHRQTCYLVGRDRRICDLPVDHPSCSKQHAVLQYRLVPYERTDGTKSQCVRPYIIDLESANGTFVNNKQIEPKRYLELREKDVLKFGFSSREYVLLHENSKEDNEADEGYDASPVVKSPNDSTHLSNVETK